In Pseudomonas saponiphila, the genomic stretch GCTGGTCGGCCACCGGCTTGCGCATGCGGTAGAGGATCTGCTCGATCCGGTAGTTGGCCTTCCATTCGTGCCAGCCGCCGCCGTAAGGATCGGCGTCCCAGGCGTGATAGACCGCCGAATAGGGCCGTGGCAATTCCACCTGGTCATGCACCTGGGTGACTTGCATCTGCGCCACTCGGACCATTTCGTCGCTGACCTGGAACTGGCAGCGCGGCACCACCTCGGTGGCCTGCAACTGCCCGGCATGGCTGGACGGTACATGGCCGACAAAGGGCGCGCCGCCTTCCAGGCCCTTCCAGAAAGGCACGGTGCCGATGTCGTTATAGGAGGCCATGAGCAGCGAGTTGAGGCTCGGCTCGCCGCCGGGCTGTTCGCATTCGGTGCCCATGTAGTAGACCTGGCGCACCGGCAGGTCGGTGACCGAGCGCCCGGCCACCAGCCCGAGGCTGCGCCACCAGGGTTGCTCGTAGGCCAAAAACAGCTTGAACGCCGACTGCATCAGCACCGAGCCGAGGTTTTCCTTGAGCCAGGGATCGTCGAACAACGGCGCCTCGATCAACTCCAGCGCCCGGCGCGGCATGGCCAGAATGATCTGCCTGGCCTTCACCACCTGGCTGCCGGTGGTGTCGCGGGTGTTGCCATCCTCGGTGACGGTGCTCTGGAAGTGCAGGCGATAGGGGAAGTCGCGGTCCTTGGCGTAGCTGATTTTCACCAGGCGCTGGTTCATCTGCACCCGCTGCTTGGCGGGCAGCAGCCCCGGCAGTTTGGCGAACTTGGCCGCCAGGCTCAGGGGCAGGCTCTGGAAACCCTTGGTCAGGGTCAGGAAGACGGTGTTGTCGCTGTATTCGGTGGCGGGCAACTGGGTCACCGCGCTGGCGTTGGCGACGTTGGCGTCATAGCCGCCGGCGTCCTTCATGAACTGGTAGCCCTCGTTGCTCATGACCCGGTACAGCAAGTCCCAGAAGCCGTACCTCCAGATCTCCTTGCCAAACACCTTGACCTGCATCTGCTGGCACAGGCTGAGCTGGTCGAAGCCCGGGTACACGTAGTTCATCACCTTGACTTGCAGGTCCTCGGGGCCGAAGCCGCGCTCGGACCAGGCCAGGTCGTAGGGGATCTTGTGCGGCGCTTCCTTGAAGTCGCGGTAGCGGAAGCGTTTGCCCCGCAGGTAGAACAGGTTGTTCAGCGAGCCCACCGGCGGCGGTGCGCCCATGGGGAAGGGCTGGCTCGGCAGGCGCAACTGCTTGACCAGGTTGTCCACCAGCACATGGCCGCCGGGACCTGGGATGTAGCGCATGCCACCGACTTCCGCGACCACGTTGGGCAGGCCCGGCAGGTTGATGCTGAACAGCCGGCCGCCGATGCGATCGCTGTATTCGAACAGGCCGACACGCAGTTTTTCACCTTGTTCATGTTGCAGGCGCCAGGCGCTGTAGGTGCCTGAAGCCCCCCCGCCGACAACCGCCACATCGAGTTCGAGTTCTGGAGTTTTCATGGGAATTCCCTTTCGGTCGGAGGCGGACACCGGCGTCCTGCCGAGGGCTAGTATTGTCGAGTTTTGGCGGAATTCCAGTTTGCCATCATTGGTGTTTTGGCCCCGTGTGGGCGGGGCTTTCGCAATGATTGTCGGACAATATGTCGAGGCTGGGGGCGGGCGCTCGAGCGGCGTGGCGGGACGTCGTTGAACAGGCTCGCCAGCCGCGCTATCAGGTTGCACCGGGTGCGCCCGAGTGGGTAGTTTCCACGGACTGTGCACAAGGAACCTGCCATGGCCCCGGACCTGACTTCCATCGAGTTGTTTCTCAAGGCCCTGACCCTGGGCAACCTGTCCCGGGCTGCCGAACAGTCGCACCTGTCGCTGTCCGCCGCCAGCCGGCGCCTGTCGCTCTTGGAGCAGCATTTCAAGGTGACGCTGCTGATCCGTACTTCCACCGGGGTCCAGCCCACGGCGGCAGGGCTGGCCCTGGCCGAGCACGCACGCGGCCTGCTGCGGGCGGTGGATGTGATGCACGCCGACCTGGCCGACTTCGCCAAGGGCGCCACCGGCCGGGTCAGCCTGTATGCCAACAGCTCGGCCATGAGCCAGGAGCTGCCCCGGCAACTGACCCAGTGGAGCGACCTGCATCCGGGCATTCGTGTGGACATCCGCGAGGAGCGCAGCCGCGAGATCCTCCTCGCCGTGCGTGACGGCATCGCCGATGTGGGCATCGTCACCACCCGACCGCGGGGCCAGGACCTGCACTACATCCCTTATTGCCGCGACCGCCTGTGCCTGATCGTGCCCCAGGAGCACCCGTTCAAGATGAGCCGGGCGCGTTTCCAGGACCTGCTGGGCTACGACTTCGTCGGCCTGGAGGACAACGCCGCCATCACCCCGTTGATCACCGAAGCTGCGGCTGCGGTGAGCATGCCCCTGCGCCTGCGGGTGCAGGTGCGCAGCTTCGAGGCGGTGTGCCGGCTGATCGCCGCCGGGCAGGGTGTCGGGGTATTGCCCCAGGGCGCGGTGCAGATCTTTCGCAAGGAGATGGCCTTGCGTTTTATTGAAATCGACGACGCCTGGGCCGATCGGCAGATGTATCTCTGCCGGCGCCAGGAGCAGCCATCCCTGGCCAGTCGCGAGTTGTTCGACTACCTGGCCGGTTGCGGGCAGGCCGCGCCCACGGCTGGCTAGCCCCGGGTCGTCGCTGAACCTTGCAACCCTGCCTTCGAATTTTGCGAAGGCGGTTTCCGTAATGAGCAATTCCCCGCCGTCTCTTCCTATGCCCAGAATGGGCTCGCCCGTGCGCTTGACCTGCCTCCATAACAACAACACGTCAGACCAGGAGAGACGGCTTGTCCAGGATCAGTCCCGCTGTAAAACCTCCCCATCGCATCGCGGTGATCGCCGGTGACGGCATCGGCCGCGAGGTGGTTCCCGAAGGCTTGCGTGTGCTGGACGCCGTTAGCCGGCGCTTCGGCATCGCCTTGCAGTTCGATCATTTCAACTGGTGCAGCGAGCACTACCAGGCCCACGGCAGCATGATGCCCGCCGACTGGGCCGAGCAGATCGGCGACCACGAGGCGATCTTCTTCGGCGCCGTGGGCGCGCCAGACATCGTCCCCGACCATATTGCGGTGTGGGATTCATTGCTGAAGATCCGCCGCCAGTTCGACCAGTACGTGAACCTCCGCCCGGTGCGGCTGATGCCCGGGGTGCCGTGCCCGCTGGCCGGGCGGGAGCCCGGCGACATCGATTTCATCGTGGTCCGGGAAAACACCGAGGGAGAATATTCCAGCGTCGGCGGCCGCATGTGGCAGGGCACCCCGCGGGAGATCGCCCTGCAAGAGTCGGTGTTCTCCCGCCACGGCGTCGACCGGGTGGTGCAGTACGCCTTCGAGCTGGCCAGCCGCCGGCCCCGGCGCAACCTGGTGGCGGCCACCAAATCCAATGGCATCGCCATCACCATGCCGTTCTGGGACGAGCGGGTGGAGGCACTGGCCAAGGCCTACCCCCAGGTCGACACGCGCAAGTTCCACATCGACATTCTCTGCGCGCACTTCGTCCAGCACCCGGACTGGTTCGATGTGGTGGTGGCCTCCAACCTGTTCGGCGACATCCTTTCCGACCTTGGCCCGGCCTGCACCGGCACCATCGGCATCGCGCCCTCGGCCAACCTCAATCCGGAGCGCCTGTACCCCTCGCTGTTCGAGCCGGTGCATGGTTCGGCGCCGGATATCGCCGGGCTGGGCGTGGCCAACCCGATCGGCCAGATCTGGTCGGCGGCGCTGATGATCGAGCACCTGGGGCAGGGCGACGAGCTTTACCAGCGGGCCGCGGCGGCGATTGTCCAGAGCATCGAGACGGTGCTCGCCGAAGGCCCGCGCACCCGGGAAATGGGCGGCAATGCCAGCACCGTGGAAGTGGGCAGGGCGATTGCCGAATGTCTGGCTGGCAACAGGAGCTGAGCTGATGAGTCTGGAACACTACATCGACAACCAATGGCACGCCTCGTCCTGGGCCGAGAACATTCCGGTCCTCGACCCCTGCACCGGCATCACCTACGCGCACATTGCCCGGGGCACCGCCGAGGACATCGGCCTGGCGGTGCAGGCCGCGCAGCGGGCCCTGGGCGACAACTTCGACGGGCCCTGGGGCGGCCTGTCGGCCCTGGAGCGCGGACGCCTGCTGGCGCGCCTGGGCCAGGCGGTGCTGGAGCACCACGAAGAACTGGCGCAGATCGAGGCCCGGGACACCGGCAAGGCGCTCAAGGTGGCCCGGGCCGACGCCAGCGCCCTGGCGCGCTACTTCGAGTACTACGCCGGGGCTGCCGACAAGCTGCATGGCGACACCTTGCCCTATCAGGCCGGCTACACCGTGCTCACGGTGCGCGAGCCCCATGGCGTGACCGGGCACATCATTCCCTGGAACTACCCGATGCAGATCTTCGGTCGCAGCGTCGGCGCGGCCCTGGCCGCGGGCAACGCCTGCGTGGTCAAGCCCGCCGAGGACGCCAGCCTGTCGCTGCTGCGCCTGGCGGAACTGGCGGCCCAGGTCGGCTTCCCTGCGGGCACGATCAACGTGGTCAGCGGTTACGGCCATGAAGCCGGCGCGGCGCTGTGCGCCCATCCCGGGGTGGCGCATATCTCCTTCACCGGCTCCACCGGCACCGGGGCCCTGGTGGCCAAGGCCGCGGCCGAACGGCATTGCCCGGTGACCCTGGAACTGGGGGGCAAATCGCCGCAGATCGTCTTCGCCGATGCCGATGTGGAGCGCGCGTTGCCGGTGCTGATCAACGCCATCGTGCAGAACGGCGGGCAGACCTGTTCCGCCGGCAGCCGCCTGCTGGTACAGCGCAGCCTCTATGAGCCGCTGCTGGAGCGCCTGGCCCAGTGCTTTGGCCAATTGCGCGCCGGGCCTTCGGAGCTGGACCTGGACCTGGGCCCGTTGATCAACCACAAGCAGCTGCGTCAGGTGCGCGAGTTTGTCCGCGAGGCCGAGGCCGCCGGCATCCCGGTGGCGGCGCGCGGGCAGGTGGTGGCCGATGCCGACAGTGGCGGCTACTTCCAGGAGGCGGTGCTGTTTCGCGATGTGCCGCCAGACAGCCGCCTGGCCCGGGAGGAAGTGTTCGGCCCGGTGCTGGCGGTGATGCCCTTCGACGACGAGGCCGAGGCCATTCGCCTGGCCAACGACAGCGCCTTCGGCCTGGTGGCTGGAGTCTGGACCCGGGACGGCGCGCGGCAGTTGCGCATGGCCCACCAGTTGCGCTGCGGTCAGGTGTTCATCAACAACTACGGCGCCGGCGGCGGTGTCGAACTGCCCTTCGGCGGGGTCAAGGCCAGTGGTTATGGCCGGGAGAAGGGCTTCGAGGCGCTGCTGGGTTTCACCACCTTGAAGACCATAGCCATTCGTCACGACTGAGGGCCGCCATGTCGGCGGCTGATAACAACAAAAACAGGAGTCACTCCCATGCGTCTAGCCAACAAGACTGCCATCGTCACCGGCGCCGGTTCCGGCTTTGGTGAAGGCATCGCCAAGACCTTCGCCCGGCAGGGCGCCAAGGTCATAGTCGCCGACATCAACGCCAGCGGCGGCCAGCGGGTGGTGGACGAGATCCGCGCCGCCGGCGGCCAGGCCCACTTCGTCGAGGTCAACGTGGCTCAGGACGCCAGCGTTGGTGCCTTGCTGCGCG encodes the following:
- a CDS encoding tartrate dehydrogenase → MSRISPAVKPPHRIAVIAGDGIGREVVPEGLRVLDAVSRRFGIALQFDHFNWCSEHYQAHGSMMPADWAEQIGDHEAIFFGAVGAPDIVPDHIAVWDSLLKIRRQFDQYVNLRPVRLMPGVPCPLAGREPGDIDFIVVRENTEGEYSSVGGRMWQGTPREIALQESVFSRHGVDRVVQYAFELASRRPRRNLVAATKSNGIAITMPFWDERVEALAKAYPQVDTRKFHIDILCAHFVQHPDWFDVVVASNLFGDILSDLGPACTGTIGIAPSANLNPERLYPSLFEPVHGSAPDIAGLGVANPIGQIWSAALMIEHLGQGDELYQRAAAAIVQSIETVLAEGPRTREMGGNASTVEVGRAIAECLAGNRS
- a CDS encoding LysR family transcriptional regulator gives rise to the protein MAPDLTSIELFLKALTLGNLSRAAEQSHLSLSAASRRLSLLEQHFKVTLLIRTSTGVQPTAAGLALAEHARGLLRAVDVMHADLADFAKGATGRVSLYANSSAMSQELPRQLTQWSDLHPGIRVDIREERSREILLAVRDGIADVGIVTTRPRGQDLHYIPYCRDRLCLIVPQEHPFKMSRARFQDLLGYDFVGLEDNAAITPLITEAAAAVSMPLRLRVQVRSFEAVCRLIAAGQGVGVLPQGAVQIFRKEMALRFIEIDDAWADRQMYLCRRQEQPSLASRELFDYLAGCGQAAPTAG
- a CDS encoding flavin monoamine oxidase family protein, producing the protein MKTPELELDVAVVGGGASGTYSAWRLQHEQGEKLRVGLFEYSDRIGGRLFSINLPGLPNVVAEVGGMRYIPGPGGHVLVDNLVKQLRLPSQPFPMGAPPPVGSLNNLFYLRGKRFRYRDFKEAPHKIPYDLAWSERGFGPEDLQVKVMNYVYPGFDQLSLCQQMQVKVFGKEIWRYGFWDLLYRVMSNEGYQFMKDAGGYDANVANASAVTQLPATEYSDNTVFLTLTKGFQSLPLSLAAKFAKLPGLLPAKQRVQMNQRLVKISYAKDRDFPYRLHFQSTVTEDGNTRDTTGSQVVKARQIILAMPRRALELIEAPLFDDPWLKENLGSVLMQSAFKLFLAYEQPWWRSLGLVAGRSVTDLPVRQVYYMGTECEQPGGEPSLNSLLMASYNDIGTVPFWKGLEGGAPFVGHVPSSHAGQLQATEVVPRCQFQVSDEMVRVAQMQVTQVHDQVELPRPYSAVYHAWDADPYGGGWHEWKANYRIEQILYRMRKPVADQQIHIVGEAYSMGQGWVEGALTVAESTLQEFFGLKRPNWLPKNYDLLPALTPDDGALPCQDCGKTLNAVTTFAYEGIDHGQQ
- a CDS encoding aldehyde dehydrogenase family protein, which produces MSLEHYIDNQWHASSWAENIPVLDPCTGITYAHIARGTAEDIGLAVQAAQRALGDNFDGPWGGLSALERGRLLARLGQAVLEHHEELAQIEARDTGKALKVARADASALARYFEYYAGAADKLHGDTLPYQAGYTVLTVREPHGVTGHIIPWNYPMQIFGRSVGAALAAGNACVVKPAEDASLSLLRLAELAAQVGFPAGTINVVSGYGHEAGAALCAHPGVAHISFTGSTGTGALVAKAAAERHCPVTLELGGKSPQIVFADADVERALPVLINAIVQNGGQTCSAGSRLLVQRSLYEPLLERLAQCFGQLRAGPSELDLDLGPLINHKQLRQVREFVREAEAAGIPVAARGQVVADADSGGYFQEAVLFRDVPPDSRLAREEVFGPVLAVMPFDDEAEAIRLANDSAFGLVAGVWTRDGARQLRMAHQLRCGQVFINNYGAGGGVELPFGGVKASGYGREKGFEALLGFTTLKTIAIRHD